acagatggtaaaaaaaatattcgttaaccgactttcggttaattcggtttcggttaatttcggttcggttttgtcggttttcggttcggtttcggttaacggttcggttattgcacacccctaaattactggctcttaatggttcagacatttagACATTTTAccggttcaacacttaatggttcaaacctcttactggttcagtacttaaCTATTCAGAAGTTGCTAAACATCCCCTCCGCTCTCAATAGGAAGAGCAAGGCCTCTAAAAACAAACATGTAAGATAATGTATGcttgtttgttaattttaagttattttgtatgtatgtatgtatatacgtatgtatgtatatatgtatgtatgtatttgagTAGTCAGCAGTTGTGTATCAATAAAAACATGAGATTTAACATGCCAATTTTCCTAACACGTTTCAATcgttttaacatgttaaattggtAATATTAAAAGCTTGCCTTCATATAATGTTTCAAAGTTGAGCTCAACTCATAACATATTATGTAGCATATTGGTCTTGTGTCATTTGTTAGTCTAAATGAGTGAAAGCTCGACTCGTGTTTATTCGTTTGCCTTATCACTACCGTTTAGCAAATCATAAACACCCTACTCCCTAGCAACATTCTCTAAATAATGAAAACAAGGTGAAAACACAAACCTGAATAGCACACGTGTTGAGttgtttggaaaaaaaaaacatagccAAAACACGAACGTGTCAAGATTGACTTCGCTGGAACAAACCAACGATCAACAGATGATTTCTTTAACAACATCAACCCATCGACAACTTCACTCCAACAGCCACATAAACTCGACAAACATACGAAACTCTCTCAATGTCGACATCCAACATCAACATCAACTCATTTATGTTCTGACTCGTTTCAAAATTTTACTAATTCAATCTCAATTATCTCACCAAAAATTTGACTCATATCCAATTATCCAAACACCCTATCATTCGTTAAGTTGTAAAACCTTAATAAAAGATTATCAAAAGATTAAATCAAACACCCAAAAGGATTAAATCAAACACCCTATCATTTTAAGTTGTAAAACCTTAATAAAAGATTATCAAaggattaaataaaaaattataaaccCGCATTCTTGTTACAACATCAAATTAAAAACCCCCAAAACACTCAAAACCCTAACATCTGCCCTAATTTTCAATTTCATTCTAAATTCATTCATCAAATCAACAATGCCTCGTGTTTCGAAGCGGAAATCGGAGCCCGTACGATCATCCGAGCCTGGTTAGTATTCTCGATTGTTTAATTCGTTCGATTGTTTATTGCATGTAATGTTTCGTTACTGAAATTGTATGTTTCCGATATTTGATATGTATGCTAATCACAATTTGATATTCTATTGGCTGTTTGATTGCAAATATATGTGTTGTTACTTGTTAAGTTGTGAATCAGATGCTTAGCTATTGTGAAACCTAATTATGTTGATTATACTACAATATTGGAAGAATTTATAATTGTTTGTTAGGatgtatgttatatatatataatatacatatatatatatatatatatatatatatatacacaggtGTTACAATTTGCAGACATCAAGAATTTTGACAGTGTTAGAGTTGTATGTTGATTGAGAATGTGACTTAGGTTTTGTGCCAAAAGTGTGATTGATCCAGTTTAGATTACTAGTTAGGCGAGTTAAATATGATTTCAGTGTTTTGATAAAATCTGTTTGGTAGGGGCCTAGTGTTAAGGAAGTGAAACAGGAACACGTGCACATACACGAACAATCAGTCTGTAGAAATAAACGAACACACGAATATAATGCGGTTTGGTCTAAAGCTGACCTATGTCCACGGCTGCGACCTTGGTTTAAAAAGCGCACCTAGGCGCGAAAGGACCTAAGGCGCACATTGCACAAAAGGCGCAGGCGTGGCACACTTTTTAGGGTAAAAATTGACCCGAGGTGCGCGCCTTTTGTACATGGCTTCTTTTTGTGCATCTGAGTGTTGTACAACAGGCTTTTTATGTTgtacatttatgtttttttttttcgttttaaaacatatataaagcttaATTATAGCTAAATCATAGGTAGGGGatgctaaaaacctatgggatatataaaattaattataaaatcACTTTGCGCCTTGCGTACGAAAAGctcaccgcttttgcgctttgcgcctcggttttagacctcgtcgcttttgtgcgcttcaagcttttttaaaccaaggctGCAACTAGGGGTTCTTTTTATTATTAGGTGCTCAAGGAATTACAAGTACAAGACAGATATACAGAGAGATACATTTAGAGTTTAAAATCCTTAACGGCTTAACATAACCAACAAGAAAAGTAAACTGGGCTTCATACTAGGAACGGGCTTAAGCTGCCTCAATCTGGGCCAAGATTCCTCAAAACCTAACACGTATACATATGTTGCCCATAATAGTAAGTTTTTTACTGTGTTTTGTGTGGAGGCTGTAAGTTAATACTGGACTCAAGAAAGATTAGAGGTATGTGATCATAAATAGCTGTGTGAAAAGTGAACTGATCCTTCAGGGATTAGGGTGAAGGATTGATTAATCTTTGATTAGGAAGGTGTTAATCGGATGATGTTGGTTGGGTGAGTTGATCATCAGGTGATCTTCAAATGTTCAGAGATAATTACTAGTGTGAATCAATAAGTTTAtctatttgttttatttattggTTAATTAAGTATTAGAGTTTTGGTATtggtttaggatagtttgttttCTAAGtaattagtttagtataaacagATGGGTTAGGTTATGTAATTCTTTAGTTGTTTGCTTTGTTGTTTATTAATAATATCAAAAGAGTCGTAAGGAGTTCTCACAAAATATTGTGTTGCTGTGTGCattatcaaattatttttaacataaGGGACATGAGTTAAGCTGTTTACTTCGTCTGTCTCATAGTTTGTATGAATTATCAATTAGTGTTGTATGTTGGTTCAACTAAGGTGTGACAAGATGAGTATATTGTGTATAATGCCAGTTTAGGTTTCTTACTTTAGTTTATGCAGTTGCATATATATCTTGGGATTTTATGATGCTGATTATTTGAGAATTTTGCTGATTTTTATGATGCTGATTATTTGAGAATATTGCTGATTTTATAATATAATACTATAACTTCTGCACACAGCCTACTAGTAGGCTTATTTGTTCGATATAATATATTCTTATTTTGCTATATTATTCTTCAGCCGCGAAGAAAACCGCAAAGGAAGTTGAACGAATAGACAGCTTCTTTGCAACATATGCTAATACTTCAATAGACATGATCGAGTAAGTATATACTTATTTCGCAAAGCTCATTTGTATTATTTTTCTCTTAAATTCTTTTCTTTTGTCTGTTACAGTCCAGAAGGTGTGGAGAAACTTTGTGCTGATCTAAATATTGAGTACACTGATATCAAAGTGTTGGTGCTAGCTTGGTATGTTATCGGCTATATGCTATTAACTTGAATTTTAAATGTAAACTAGTGGGTTACCACCCACGCTCCGCAGCAGGTTCGAAACATAGATAGAAATAAGAAAATCACGAGAGCTGaagttgtttgatgttttagttaaggggctaacatgtcattattaaagttgaggggataacgttgtttattattaaagttgaggggctaaagttgttttagttaaggggctaaacatgtcattaaagttgaggggctaaacatgtcattattaaagttgaggggctaaagttgttttatattaaagttgaggggctaaagttgtttttTATTAAAGTTAAGGGGCTTAAGTTGTTTTAATTGAGGGGCTTAAGTTATTTTTCTATTGAAGTTGAGGGGTGTAAGTTGTTTTAGTTAAGAGCCTAAACATATACACATTACCAAAGGGGCTAAACCTGACATTACCaaagttgagggactaaagttggtTAATGCCAAAGTTGGTTGATATTCACATGGTACTGGTTGGAATATTTCAGGAAATTGAATGCTAAGAAGCAGGGATATTTTACACAGGTATGCCACAGGTGTGTTAGTATTTAATTCTTTGTATTTGTTACAGATGAGGTGGCTCTAGTATTTTCATTGCCCATGTTTAATCgctattatttttattattatttgttgtCACTATACTTGtgctatttattattatttattatttttataggATGAGTGGAGGACGGGCCTGAAATCACTGCATGTCGACACTCTTAAAAAGCTACAAAAACAACTACCCGAGTTGGTGAAAGAGGTAATATTTCTAATTTCTCCATATATAATTTCATGTAAAACGTAAACATTAAATTTACATCTAATTTTGTTTTCTTTGATAAGGCGTTTAAGAAAGAAAAATTTGAGGATTTCTACCACTTTTCCTTTCGTTACTGCTTAACCGGTAAACTTCATGATTTTCAGGTATCTATATACCATCTTAGTAGCATTCTAGCTCTAATATATACATTGGATTTTATATATTTCAGAAGATAAACAAAAGAACTTAGATATTGAGACCACCTGCGAATTGTTGAAACTTCTTTTACACTCAACTTACGATCAACAAGTTGATTCATTCATCGAGTTCTTAAAGGTTGGTAGCTAATTAAACATTTactttagagttaattgccattttagtccttgtggtttgggtcattttgccagtttagtccaaaggtttcatttttaacatctggatccaaaaaggtttcatcgttgccattttggtccaactgacttaactccatccatatctatTAAGTCTGCCAAggacatttttgtcatttcatttttctttttattaacccttttttctttattgtattttcttttaaatgaaatgataaaaatgcccttggcagacttaacatatatggatggagttaaatcagttggaccaaaatggcaacgatgaaacctttttggacccagatgttaaaaatgaaacctttggactaaactggcaaaatggcccaaaccacagagactaaaatggcaattaactctttactTTAATAACCTTATTTTATTAAGGAGTTGATATTCAACTGTCAAGCATTTTGGTTTGGATTTGTTAGATTCAGAAAGAATATAAGGTGATAAACATGGATCAGTGGACTAACTTCTACCGTTTTTGTCAAGAGGTAATGTATTTTGCTCACAAGTTTTACAATTTATATGATTATGGGCAATTTTGTCATTTACTCATTTGATACTTTTGCGTATATGCAGATAGATTTTCCAGATTTTAAGAACTATGATGATGGTCTAGCATGGCCTATAATTCTCGACAATTTTGTTGTCTGGTTGAGAGAAGAAAAGTTCGCATGAGCATAAACTTGATCTGGGACCCACCCCCATTCTACGGCTATACAAGGTAACTGCTATAAACTCGATTTGTATTTGATCATTGCAGTTTAAATCTGACTCGGGTATTTTCTTTTGGCAGGATTCATATACAATGTTTTTGCTTACAAACGTCAATTTTGCTGATAAATGAGAAAGATACTGTTTTGCAAGATTATGCTCGGTGTTAAATGACACCCCTTTTGAATGTTGGCTCATAACATCTTTTAAAATTGTTGAGCTTAAAGGAAATATAATTTCAAATGCAGATAATATCGCTTTTTTTTTTATCGGATGTTGGTTCATGAATACATATCGCGTGGGGATGGTTTGGAGTAATCGATTTTGTGACTATGATTCACGCTTCATCCCAGTTGTCTAATGAATCAATCTAAGAACAGTTGCTAACAAATCATAAGCTAATATGTTAACAAATTAGCCGCGTAACAAGCCTAAGAAATTGGTGTAACAATTAACAATCACTAACAAGAAGAAACCTAGGAGGAATCAAGTCCAACAACAAAAAGCAAGAAAGCAACAAGTCATATGTTCTGTATCCAGGAGTTGATTGTATTATTTGATTGTCAACTTGCAATACCAACCCGCGATTTTGAGGGTTCGGGTCCCAGTTTAGACATTGGCGCAAACTTAGGAGTATGTTAAAGGGTATGTGTGTTAGTTGTTATATTTAAAAGGTAGCGAGCGGGTTCATGTCAAAACTCATAAGAATTGGTTcagttttttcttttataaataatTTGTGTTATATATGATTATCAAAAGGTTTTGTAGATTCTATGCATTGAATATCCACTTTTGATCCATTCGACCCACCATACCTTTTTGTTTTACCCACTTGATACGTAAGTAAGAGATAAAACACAACCCAAATTAACGCATACATATGTAGAAGGATCAAACTTGCTACCTATACGTTGTATTATTAGgtggtttattatttattttgttatattGTTATATTTTCTAGTTGACCCGTTCACGCTCATTGTCCAGTTTTATTTTCCGTAGAATATGAATGCGTTAATCATGTTTACACAATGTAATGTTCGAAATCCTTGAATACAAATGGTTTACGAGGTTATAGGAACTTAAATTAAGACTTGAACAACTTTCAGCCAGTTTGACATGTTCCCTTTTATAGCTCAATTTTAATTCTACCCACTATATAATAAAAACATAACCCCGAATTGACTCATCTAGTAATTACGTATATGTATTAATTCATAACGTTGGGAGGAATAGTGATCTGTTTTTCTTTAGTTTTGtcttttgtcatttttagttGTCTTTTTTTGCATAGTAGATTTTAAGGAtttaatttttgtaataaaacttcgggttttttttttaaattattttgcCACAAAAGTTATATGAGTTTATTGTTTTGTTTAACGCTTTTTCCTGGTTTTGGCCGTCGTTCGATTGCTACTTAGCATGGTGTTTGGTGGTTACATTTGGTCTCTCACGTTTTTTTACCCCCTCGACTTTCTAATACGCGTCGGTATAAATTCAGTTTCGTCTACGCTTTACGTCACGTGAGTCGTTTGGTGTTAGAAATTCGTGTTCTAATTATACGTTTTTCCCGGATTTTAGTCGTCGTTCAATTGATACTTCACATGGTTTTACGCCCCACCTGCAACGCTGGTAGCACGattttacaccctctcaccacaACCCGAGGACCTAAGACTAGTTACCAGCATATTCTACATAATAAAATATAAATGAGATTGAAAATGAAGTATAACTGATTTAGTTGTTTGACTCTTGGAAGCTAACGTGCCCTTTATTTTTGAGGACAGAGGTGGTACAATTCTTACTCTCCCACTGTAAtgtaacagacattccatgcCCCACTACAATTCATAGATAAGTTTTTGACCAAAGTAACTTTTCTCTATCTTAACATTTAAAGTGTTTATAGCTCCCCAAGGGTGTGAATTTAATTATGAAATGACATGAAAACATGAAACAAACCTAACGTAAAATGGGGGTGGTCAGTTTTGGGCCGAATCTACGAACGCGTTTAGCTAAACAGGTTATGTTATGGTCGATCTGGCAAGCTTGCAGGTTGATCCTCTTGGACCACACGATGTGTGCGTGGTTCCTCGGTGTTGTTGCCAGTCAACGTCCACCTTCCCACACCGTCCCCCGCGTTGTGCACGGCGTTGTTGTTTGAGCGAGAGATATTCGCTAACACAAGTCCATAGAACTTGGTTGAcctttaaaaaatacaaaaaaaaaactacatataCTAACATATTTCACGCCATTTTTTAAAAACCACACACTTAATCATCCATTCATCTCTTCCCAATAACCTATTCTCTCCCATTTTTTACAAAACTTTTTAAAAATGGAAGGCTCAAATTcttcaccttcatcttcttcgtcgtcgtaatttttttatatatcatttcttgtgtgtgtgtatatatatatttaagtttatgtaattttttttaacttaaagtttatgtaacttaaattttatgtggttttttttatttatgttttttattcACTTAATATTAATGTTCTTAAATTAAATTTAAttgattttatataatttttaaatagaaaataataatattaaataggTGCCTCGTGTAGTCGTGTCGAATAACGCTCTCTTCCACGCCCTCTTTTTTTCCTCCACGCCATTTTTCTGACACGTGCTTACGTGTCATCCACATGTTACAAAACATCCATTTTTCAAGTCTCTCCACACCGTATAGTCTTAACTCGCTTATTTCCTACTTAGtaaaaatgtgtttatttcaaCTTGAACTTGTTATTTTATGCCAAAATTTTAAAGTATAAAGATAAATGAGCATCGAGTTTAATAGTTTAAACGCACGCAAGTGTTATACTATTAAATTccacatttttttattttgtttgccaaagaaaaaaaaattagccACTCCTTTACTTTAAATGGACATTTACTTATAAATGGGTTAACTTGAGTCATGTTTTATAgattaaaattataaattagaAAATTGGCTTAAAAGTCATAAAAGCTCCAAAATCATTATGCTTTAAAAAATAGATAACTATTTAAATGGTATTATTCCGTGACGACactaattaattatttataaaatatataatagtATTTGAAAAAAGAAGTTCCTGGCCAACCCCAACAACTAAAACCTAACATGTAACAAGAACCTTTTTTAATATGTTACTAAACTTCCTTAACCCACTTATTTTGCCACCTTTGcatacatatataatacatatatttctgtatagggtagggttctagagtgaacactggtgtatttgtgaactgagtgaataAATTCTGAcaattgatttacatcatcaaatcgtaaaatacactagtgtattttcatcacCAAATCCTAGTCATTGATTTACACTTAtgtatacacttgtgtattaatAATCAAGGGTTAGGATTAGTTTACTAATGAACCTAACCATGTGTGTATATTATGCTCATACTGTCATACATATCATTTTTACATACATTTATGTATTATGCATACACACATCATCTTTATTGGTACAAATTCGGTACTAGCTAATTCTCGTTTTAAAAGCAATACCAAATATTCTGTACCCCTTGTGTTTGGTCACATGCATAAAGAGTTGGCGTTTGGACATGGTCCATATTAAAATGATTGTGGTTGGTGATGACAACACCATGTACCCAAACCGCCCCATCGTCCTTCGGGTCAAAATATTCTGTAACAACCCGTTGACCCAGAACCGAAAAGGTTCGTTACGGGCCTTTACTTTAACATACTCAAAGGACAGGACACATATATCAGTAATAATGTGCCAAACACCTAGAATCCATAAGAACGTGTCAGTTTTACTATTTACCAAAACTCGTTTTTCCTCTAGTGTTCATGTTACCCAAGTTTTTACCCTAGTCAAATGTAGTTTATTTTCACTCTTTGTCGTATTTCTCTTTGAAAAGTACAACATCTGATCCATGTTTtacttccttttgcattttcttTCCGCGTATGCTAAAAATTTTAGAAGTATAAAGTGGGTCAGGCTTGTACAGTTATAGGCAATTCGCACATTCACGAAACTAAAGGTGACTAGTGATTTATTTTTTTACAATTATAGTGATAAaatcttgtgtgccataaaaaaaaaaaatttaacatgTGTTTTCGAATTTCGATTATTGAAGTGTAGACTATAGACACTTATTAATACTATTTGTATATTCATGGGCTGAGGGGCAGGTGGAGTTCACATGGAAGTAGTGGCCCATCATCACCTAGAAAAATTGAAAGGTGAAATGAAAAAGTATTAAAGGTGATGCTTGGTCAAATTTGTAACCAATTTTGTAAGTGTTGACTGACTTCTTTAGAGTACTACACCacctttattttattttatgtatTCATCTACCTcttgtttttttttagtttttgataGTACACTCCTTCTCCACCAATGGCTTCTATATCATATTACAAAATTTGAGTACAAGTTTTCTAAATTGCTATATAAGGTTTAAAATCCGGATCAGTTAGTCAGACGGGAACTGGTCACAACCATGTTGGTTTGACTCGTATTTTATTGTTGTCAAGGGTTAAAGCGCCAAACCATTTATTCATTTAGACTGGATTAGGgtggtgaaggggtatggtctcaGATCTCGCGttagcatcgaccgcgagtgaccattacccttatcaaaacccccactagctaaacaacctacttatgtccatgcgggaacgcatcgacacagtggttgaatccaatctgtccagtgatggaggacttacctggaatattagaacggtagagtgatgcggcatagcatcacatctggtgtatgaaaacgaaagtattcacagcgatgcggcctagcaccgcgtccagtgaacacttctatcaatacaaggaagctggataacagcaacagtcaccacaggcgacgacgcggctagcaccgcatctcgcgtatttcttgatcacaagcaagagacgcgataacatcagatgttaccgcaggcagaaatgcggctcgcaccgcatcctatacgcctgatgaaacaatggttaaccgggcagggttaacacactggtctcgtcaagaagggttaatcccttcctctcgaggatcgctggctggatcaccggtgggttggtctcctgcacaaggaaacaaaccgtgactcgtaacaaggaggatggggtggggggtgctccttgttaccactcttcggcgtgagaatcagtagtttgctctgggaagcaaagtaagatagtagtagtagtgagagagttgtgaagagatacctcaaacctggtttgaggttggtatttatagccgaggagtgaaggaggaggtggaaggatagactgacggcatgctgcacctttgaaggtgtgtcagacatgtcggccggggagacgacgccacgtcagtctgtcgcttacgtagacctgacaggtgactgccattggttccacttgcactgtagtgtcagtcccacttgttgagcgtataggatgcggtgttagccgcatcgctgcctgcggtaacatctgatgttatcgcgtctcttgcttgtgatcaagaaatacgcgagatgcggtgttggccgcatcatcgcctgtggtgactgttgctgttatccagcttccttgtattgatagaagtgttcactggacgcggtgcgaggccgcatcgctgtgaatacttccgttttcatacatcagatgtgatgctatgtcgcatcactctaccgttctcatgttccatgtaagtcctccttcatcactagatagattggattcaacccttgtgtcgacgcgttcccgcgtgagcacaagtaggttgttagctagtgggggttttgataagggtaatggtcactcgcggtcgatgctgacgcgagatctgggaccataccccttcaagtccccccagtctagtgttgctgccacatacaagttgtatgtgggaggagtactggactatggtgttttagaaggtagtttggagtctggagaagatcctagaccatgtggatggtcttttctgtttgtaaatcaagctggaggtctggaagggtcatttgatgcctcttccgtaccggtgaaaatgtttcgtctgatgcgaaattctcagcctttggctggttgccacctgttggtgtgccgaaccaactgtaggaattagttggaggaagtgtacaaacttcgaaccaatctttgagatggtggttgaaggtgtgcacaaacttcgaaccaacctttgaagtggtgaatgaagaagagagcatgctgttcccatgattggatatctaatgatgattcctttcgtggggtgttcatgttcttcccattagctctcaagtaaccgcacgtcctttgcggttacctcgttgcttgacattgttggccatgtttggtcgaacaatgtgattctggataacggtcaaataaacatgatcataggcatggtaatgcctatcattgtttattctatccaacgtacaagtagggtaacaaagtcataagcagacttgttaccgcttgttcgatcgcttgttgttcgacaagggctcgtatGATCGTTGGGGATCttgtccgcatctcttccttaggcaccttccttcacgctccaataccgaggagtttttccttgaagtagtttcgttcctcgatgtggagttagttgtggctcttccgtaacaaccatttgcggaagctatggttatgtccggagcgactcatgagtgtctgcggttttgcattcccatattcgctcgaaacgggtgtgttgttcggatgtggctcttgaaggttcaggagtcagggttgctgatgggcgcgcgcgtacattcccttccttcttcttgttaaagaaggggttcatgcaccctctgtggttgtgaaccggacaggagggatttgaagcttgaagagaatgaaggcaatgcggtttacctgtatctgagatgcggttcagtccaaagaacaacgctggttctgagtatctgacacacttgaacgggctcgtgtgtgtcatttccgcatattccacgtgtgctcgtgggtagtgcggaaaGGTCTTATACTCCCTTATAGtgtggagatatatatttttgcctatttttaggggtatgtaaaaaaaaacgacatgcgatatgggttatggtgcggtataccagagaaaccgcatgccgcttgtaattggataaggtagtcgctttttgttgcatacgtggctgatctcacgtgtgagttggtggaagttggtgagatctttctggcatgtgctgaaatgaaaggacgtttgcactgcccgaggcattaaatgcactgtagcaaagagtgtaaacgtctcttatgtcaggcgcgtgggcggccacgcgcgcgtgataactgtcagcgaaaacggcgcttgacacgtggtgtcgcgcaattcgttctttttgaacgtgatgattcgttttctccctccgcattaattgcgatgggtatataaggggaaaccgttcgtggtttcccctcacttgttcgaaatttcaaaaatttgccggtgagagaacatttctttgtcttctccgacgatactTCTTGAACTTCCGGTGAGGTTGAGTTTAGTGTTTCTACTCACGTTCTTTCGTTTCTTCGAcatttctgatggctgaaccatcaagtccACATAATGTGGAAGGTGACAACCCGGAGTCTTCATCGCCGGTGGTGGCGGAGGAAGAAAAGGGGGGAGCCGccggtggtggtttaccggtGTTAAAGTGGACCAAGAAGTCCTTTGATCGTCTGATTCTTGATGTCCAAATGCCCCCTGAATATGGGGCCTTGTACCCATCggagggtgacaccggtgccgatgctccggccggttatgtgaccatgtgggcagacttttttggtgactgtaatctccggttacctttgactgtttttgttgttgaggttttggagtggtacaaggtccacatttctcaactgagtccgtttggtatgatccGGATTCGAAA
The sequence above is drawn from the Helianthus annuus cultivar XRQ/B chromosome 12, HanXRQr2.0-SUNRISE, whole genome shotgun sequence genome and encodes:
- the LOC110893897 gene encoding DCN1-like protein 4, which produces MPRVSKRKSEPVRSSEPAAKKTAKEVERIDSFFATYANTSIDMIDPEGVEKLCADLNIEYTDIKVLVLAWKLNAKKQGYFTQDEWRTGLKSLHVDTLKKLQKQLPELVKEAFKKEKFEDFYHFSFRYCLTEDKQKNLDIETTCELLKLLLHSTYDQQVDSFIEFLKIQKEYKVINMDQWTNFYRFCQEIDFPDFKNYDDGLAWPIILDNFVVWLREEKFA